One Fusobacterium nucleatum genomic window carries:
- a CDS encoding site-specific integrase, which translates to MKNQNGTGSITKLKGKRRKPWAVRISYKDNSRETKRKYLGYFETKKEAQEILFNYNKNPLLFSSKTFKEIKTLWLSSVKEKILPSTFENIKLSLKHFDILNDYKISDIKLFQLQKIFDDMDYSHGYKSNFKSALNHVFNFALKNDFIDNNKVQFVELDKKNTVVERKIFTRDEIKILWENLKVDYVYIILILIYTGMRIGELLALKVCDVDLDNKVIYIRKSKTSSGIRTIPISDKILSLFIENISYENEYFILSKNLTPLSYMTFKYRFNVLLEKLRIQKHTIHDTRHTFATMLNNADANSTSIIKLIGHSDFSTTENVYTHKDIEELRKAINKLM; encoded by the coding sequence TTGAAAAACCAAAACGGTACTGGAAGTATAACCAAACTAAAAGGGAAAAGACGAAAACCTTGGGCAGTTAGGATATCATATAAGGATAATTCAAGAGAGACTAAAAGAAAGTATTTAGGATACTTTGAAACTAAGAAAGAAGCACAAGAAATTTTATTTAATTATAATAAGAATCCTCTTTTATTTAGTAGTAAGACTTTTAAAGAGATAAAAACATTGTGGCTTTCATCTGTTAAAGAAAAAATTTTACCTTCAACTTTTGAAAATATTAAATTAAGTTTAAAGCATTTTGACATTTTAAATGATTATAAAATATCGGATATAAAATTATTTCAACTGCAAAAAATATTTGATGATATGGATTATTCTCACGGTTATAAAAGTAATTTTAAATCAGCTTTAAATCATGTGTTTAATTTTGCTTTGAAAAATGATTTTATAGATAATAATAAGGTTCAATTTGTTGAATTGGATAAAAAAAATACTGTTGTTGAAAGAAAGATTTTTACAAGAGATGAAATAAAAATATTGTGGGAGAATTTAAAAGTTGATTATGTCTATATTATTTTGATTCTTATTTATACTGGTATGAGAATAGGGGAGCTTTTGGCTTTAAAAGTATGTGATGTTGATTTGGATAATAAAGTTATTTACATCAGGAAAAGTAAAACATCTTCTGGAATAAGAACTATACCTATATCTGATAAAATATTATCTTTATTTATTGAGAATATTTCTTACGAAAATGAATATTTTATCTTGTCTAAAAATCTAACTCCTTTATCATATATGACTTTTAAATATAGATTTAATGTTCTTTTGGAAAAATTGAGAATACAGAAACATACTATTCACGATACAAGACACACATTTGCAACTATGTTAAATAATGCAGATGCGAACTCAACTTCTATCATAAAATTGATAGGACATTCAGATTTCAGTACCACTGAAAATGTTTATACACACAAGGATATTGAGGAACTAAGAAAGGCTATTAATAAATTGATGTAG
- a CDS encoding DUF1353 domain-containing protein, producing MPELCEFDLRFYGYKKWILKKKYSYKVNNRIIEVPENFITDLASTPKILWNIFEPAGENYTRSSLIHDYLYSKDCKYIDISRKEADQIFLEIMKERGVPFWKRYLMFIAVRVFGGLFFQKE from the coding sequence ATGCCCGAATTATGTGAGTTTGATTTAAGATTTTATGGTTATAAAAAGTGGATATTAAAGAAAAAATATTCCTATAAAGTTAATAATAGAATAATTGAAGTACCTGAAAATTTTATAACAGATTTAGCAAGTACTCCTAAAATACTATGGAATATTTTTGAACCTGCTGGAGAGAACTACACCAGGTCCTCATTAATTCACGATTATTTATATTCAAAAGATTGTAAATATATTGATATCAGTAGGAAAGAAGCAGATCAAATATTTCTTGAGATTATGAAAGAAAGAGGAGTACCTTTTTGGAAAAGATATTTGATGTTTATAGCCGTGAGAGTATTTGGAGGCTTATTCTTCCAAAAGGAATAA
- a CDS encoding SH3 domain-containing protein, with the protein MNKKKILLFILMMAMSFNINAAQTGSFAETINNENIEVIATYDNEMPQEIKKIYKSKHTGEGVSYLDYIFIKARVSNLREKPDPNSQIVGKYTYDSKLKLLEKIKYQGNIWYLAQDENGVKGYIAASQTEKRDFRFQMALDKIHDLEAFINKSLDDGATLMSVNTYAPNPSNINPKRQKDKYGTSLDQNLLGISQKGEQIIIPDRSVVKIIENRGDKALVKALSIPEELEVPKAKLSTFPSIKKGFRKVVAIDIENQNFMVFEKSKQTNEWELISYVYTKTGIDSELGYETPKGFFTVPVVKYVMPYTDETGQKAGTAKFAIRFCGGGYLHGTPINVQEEVNKEFFLRQKEFTLGTYTGTRKCVRTSEGHAKFLFDWLVGSPNKDSNEQKLSEDAYFVVF; encoded by the coding sequence ATGAATAAAAAGAAAATTTTATTATTTATCTTAATGATGGCTATGTCTTTTAATATAAATGCAGCACAAACTGGATCATTTGCTGAAACTATAAATAATGAAAATATTGAAGTCATTGCTACTTATGATAATGAAATGCCACAAGAAATAAAGAAAATTTATAAATCCAAACATACAGGAGAAGGTGTTTCATACCTTGATTATATTTTTATTAAAGCAAGAGTATCAAATTTAAGAGAAAAACCTGATCCAAATTCTCAAATTGTTGGAAAATATACTTATGATAGCAAATTAAAACTTTTAGAAAAAATAAAATATCAAGGAAATATATGGTATTTAGCTCAAGATGAAAATGGTGTTAAAGGATACATTGCAGCAAGCCAAACTGAAAAAAGAGATTTTAGATTCCAAATGGCTCTAGATAAAATTCATGATTTAGAAGCTTTTATAAATAAATCTCTTGATGATGGTGCAACTTTAATGAGTGTTAATACTTATGCACCAAATCCAAGTAATATAAATCCTAAAAGACAAAAAGATAAATATGGAACAAGTTTAGACCAAAACCTATTAGGTATTAGTCAAAAAGGTGAACAAATAATAATACCTGATAGATCTGTTGTTAAAATAATTGAAAATAGAGGAGACAAAGCACTTGTAAAAGCTTTATCAATTCCAGAAGAACTTGAAGTTCCTAAAGCAAAACTTTCTACTTTCCCTTCAATAAAAAAAGGATTTAGAAAAGTTGTTGCAATAGATATTGAAAATCAAAACTTTATGGTCTTTGAAAAATCAAAACAAACTAATGAATGGGAATTAATTAGTTATGTATATACAAAAACTGGTATAGATAGTGAATTAGGTTATGAAACTCCAAAAGGTTTCTTTACTGTGCCAGTTGTAAAATATGTAATGCCTTACACAGATGAAACAGGTCAAAAAGCAGGAACTGCTAAATTTGCTATAAGATTCTGTGGTGGAGGATACTTACATGGAACTCCAATCAATGTACAAGAAGAAGTTAATAAAGAATTTTTCTTAAGACAAAAAGAATTTACTTTAGGAACATACACAGGAACAAGAAAATGTGTTAGAACAAGTGAAGGACATGCAAAATTCTTATTTGATTGGTTAGTAGGTAGCCCTAACAAAGATTCTAATGAACAAAAGTTATCAGAAGATGCCTATTTTGTTGTATTTTAA
- a CDS encoding YjiH family protein produces the protein MENKKYSTSVVIKFLVCSLVGIFLFFVPINLNGKSTIPLDHIVNFVLKIPYFKEVYGTLVIIIGVFLPFYKKTWNKNTTSIIFSLLKLLALPFLFMVLFNNGPEFLMNKDVIPFIWNKIVIPVTTIVPVGSIFLSLIISYGLMEFVGVFMRPVMKPIWKTPGRSAIDAVASFVGSYSLALLITNRVYKEGKYTTKEAIIIATGFSTVSATFMVIVAKTLDLMDSWNLYFWLTVIVTFLVTAITARIYPIRNKSDAYFENQEGDIEKDIPKDKFKVAFNEGMEVCANSGTILENVIINLKDGVMLAFNIGPSLMAIGTLGIVLANHTPIFDWIGYLVYPFTLISGFEEPLLTAKALALGIAEMFLPAVLVTKLSFEVKMLVAITCVSEVLFFSASIPCMMATDIPISFKDYLIIWFERVVLSILVSIPLIYLVKVLI, from the coding sequence ATGGAAAACAAAAAGTACTCAACATCTGTTGTAATAAAATTCTTAGTTTGCAGTCTTGTAGGAATATTTTTATTCTTTGTTCCTATAAATTTAAATGGTAAATCAACAATACCATTAGACCATATAGTAAATTTTGTTTTAAAAATTCCTTACTTTAAAGAAGTCTATGGAACATTAGTTATTATAATTGGAGTATTTTTACCTTTCTATAAAAAGACTTGGAATAAAAATACAACTTCTATAATATTTTCATTATTAAAATTATTGGCACTTCCATTTTTATTTATGGTTTTATTTAATAATGGACCTGAATTTTTGATGAATAAAGATGTTATTCCATTTATATGGAATAAAATTGTTATTCCTGTAACAACAATAGTTCCTGTTGGTTCAATATTTTTAAGTTTAATAATAAGCTATGGGCTTATGGAATTTGTAGGTGTATTTATGAGACCTGTTATGAAACCTATTTGGAAAACTCCAGGAAGGTCTGCAATAGATGCTGTTGCTTCATTTGTTGGAAGTTATTCATTAGCACTTCTTATCACAAATAGGGTTTATAAAGAAGGAAAATATACAACAAAAGAAGCTATAATTATTGCAACAGGTTTTTCAACAGTATCAGCTACTTTTATGGTAATTGTTGCAAAAACATTAGATTTAATGGATAGTTGGAATTTATATTTCTGGCTTACAGTAATAGTTACATTTTTAGTTACTGCAATAACTGCAAGAATTTATCCAATTAGGAATAAGTCTGATGCTTATTTTGAAAATCAAGAAGGAGATATTGAAAAGGATATCCCAAAAGATAAATTTAAAGTAGCATTTAATGAAGGAATGGAAGTTTGTGCAAATAGTGGAACTATCTTAGAAAATGTTATTATAAATTTAAAAGATGGTGTGATGTTGGCTTTTAATATAGGACCTTCTCTTATGGCAATAGGAACTTTAGGAATAGTTTTAGCTAATCATACTCCTATATTTGATTGGATAGGATATTTAGTATATCCATTCACTTTGATATCTGGATTTGAAGAACCTCTTTTAACTGCAAAAGCATTAGCATTAGGAATTGCTGAAATGTTTTTACCTGCTGTTTTAGTTACAAAATTAAGTTTTGAAGTTAAAATGTTAGTTGCAATAACTTGTGTATCAGAAGTTTTATTCTTCTCTGCTTCAATACCTTGTATGATGGCAACAGATATTCCAATAAGTTTCAAAGACTATTTAATAATTTGGTTTGAAAGAGTTGTACTTTCAATTTTGGTTTCTATACCATTAATTTACTTAGTAAAAGTTTTAATATAA
- a CDS encoding helix-turn-helix domain-containing protein has translation MIRNNKRFKFIELRYFQHLTYEKIAEELDIDIRTVFRIRKRLLSKLKLHFKINRLI, from the coding sequence ATGATTAGAAATAATAAAAGATTTAAGTTTATAGAACTTCGTTACTTCCAGCATTTGACTTATGAAAAAATAGCTGAAGAATTAGACATTGATATTAGAACTGTCTTCAGGATTAGGAAACGGCTCTTATCTAAATTAAAACTACATTTCAAAATCAATAGATTAATTTAA
- a CDS encoding N-acetylmuramoyl-L-alanine amidase has product MKVALIIGHNSRNKGAYSSIIGSEFDYWKRIAMKIKNIIPDVVDVYERSPNKYYTREMFQVLEKLNQNKYTFCLELHFNSSTDKSANGCECYIYHKNNEDKMLARNFMHQLHNIFNVKIRNNHGINLVSSSQVRGGYGICKSKWIYILIEPFFGSNPGEALKFYDKNKIVELLIKFIIENSI; this is encoded by the coding sequence ATGAAAGTTGCATTGATTATTGGACATAATTCAAGAAACAAGGGAGCTTATTCTTCTATCATAGGAAGTGAATTTGATTATTGGAAAAGAATTGCAATGAAAATCAAAAATATTATTCCTGATGTAGTTGATGTATATGAAAGAAGTCCAAACAAATATTACACCAGGGAAATGTTTCAAGTTCTGGAAAAATTAAATCAAAATAAATATACTTTCTGTCTTGAACTTCATTTTAATTCATCAACAGACAAATCGGCTAATGGTTGCGAATGTTACATCTATCATAAAAATAATGAAGATAAAATGTTGGCCAGAAATTTTATGCATCAATTACACAATATATTTAATGTAAAAATTAGAAATAATCATGGAATAAATTTAGTTTCTAGTTCTCAAGTACGGGGAGGATATGGAATTTGTAAGAGTAAATGGATCTATATTTTGATTGAGCCTTTTTTTGGAAGTAATCCAGGAGAGGCATTAAAATTTTATGATAAAAATAAAATAGTGGAACTTTTAATAAAATTTATTATAGAAAATTCCATATAA
- a CDS encoding aminotransferase class I/II-fold pyridoxal phosphate-dependent enzyme, which produces MLAKRYTGKKLVDNIFATSKKAKQAIVKFGKENVVNATIGSLYNEDEKLAVYDVVESVYRNLPPEDLYAYATNVIGEDDYLEEVIKVVFYDDYKEALKGLYISSIATTGGTGAISNTIKNYMDTGDKVLLPNWMWGTYKNIVIENGGKVETYQLFDENGNFNFEDFKNKVLELAKIQKNVVLVINEPSHNPTGFRMTYEEWVNLMDFFKSIRDTNVIVIRDVAYFEYDDRGEEETKKIRKLLVGLPKNILFMYAFSLSKSLSIYGMRIGAQIAVSSDEEVIQEFKDALPFSCRTTWSNIPKGGMKLFATIMKNPELKANFLNEKQSYMDLLNERANIFLAEAKEVNLELLPYKSGFFVTVPVGKTVDKVIEDLENKNIFVIKFDTGIRIGLCSVPKKKIKGLAKKIKESIDKSKN; this is translated from the coding sequence ATGTTAGCAAAAAGATATACAGGAAAAAAATTAGTTGATAACATATTTGCAACAAGTAAAAAGGCAAAACAAGCTATTGTAAAATTTGGAAAAGAAAATGTAGTAAATGCAACTATTGGTTCACTTTATAATGAGGATGAAAAATTAGCTGTATATGATGTAGTTGAAAGTGTGTATAGGAATCTTCCACCAGAAGACTTATATGCTTATGCTACTAATGTAATAGGTGAAGATGATTATCTTGAAGAAGTTATAAAGGTAGTTTTTTATGATGACTATAAAGAAGCATTAAAAGGATTATACATTTCTTCTATTGCAACAACAGGTGGAACAGGTGCAATCTCTAATACAATCAAAAACTATATGGATACAGGAGATAAGGTCTTACTACCAAATTGGATGTGGGGAACATATAAGAATATTGTTATTGAAAATGGTGGAAAAGTTGAAACTTATCAATTATTTGATGAAAATGGTAATTTTAACTTTGAAGATTTTAAAAATAAGGTTTTAGAACTAGCAAAAATTCAAAAAAATGTTGTCCTTGTAATTAATGAGCCTAGTCATAATCCAACAGGTTTCAGAATGACTTATGAAGAATGGGTAAATCTTATGGACTTCTTTAAAAGCATAAGAGATACTAATGTAATTGTAATAAGAGATGTTGCTTACTTTGAATATGATGATAGAGGTGAAGAAGAAACTAAAAAAATTAGAAAATTATTAGTTGGTTTACCTAAAAATATATTATTTATGTATGCTTTTAGTTTATCAAAATCTTTATCTATATATGGAATGAGAATAGGAGCACAAATTGCAGTTTCATCTGATGAAGAAGTTATACAAGAATTTAAAGATGCATTACCATTTTCTTGTAGAACAACTTGGTCTAATATACCAAAAGGTGGAATGAAATTATTTGCTACTATCATGAAAAATCCTGAATTAAAAGCTAACTTTTTAAATGAAAAACAAAGTTATATGGATTTATTAAATGAAAGAGCTAATATATTTTTAGCAGAAGCTAAAGAAGTAAATTTAGAACTTTTACCCTATAAAAGTGGTTTCTTTGTAACTGTTCCAGTGGGAAAAACTGTAGATAAAGTTATAGAAGATTTAGAAAATAAAAATATATTTGTTATAAAATTTGATACTGGTATAAGAATAGGATTATGTAGTGTTCCAAAGAAAAAAATTAAAGGGCTTGCTAAAAAAATAAAAGAATCTATTGACAAGTCTAAAAATTAA
- a CDS encoding type II toxin-antitoxin system RelB/DinJ family antitoxin: MSMKLINIRMDEELKKEMEIVCNDLGMNITTAFTIFAKKLTREKRIPFNVSIDPFYSNKNIKAIEKSINEVKEGKVVIKSIEDLEAME; this comes from the coding sequence ATGTCAATGAAATTAATAAATATTAGAATGGATGAAGAATTGAAAAAGGAAATGGAAATTGTTTGTAATGATTTAGGTATGAATATAACAACTGCATTTACTATATTTGCTAAGAAATTAACAAGGGAAAAAAGAATTCCTTTTAATGTTTCTATAGATCCTTTTTATTCAAACAAAAATATAAAAGCTATTGAAAAATCAATAAATGAAGTTAAGGAAGGAAAAGTTGTTATTAAGTCTATTGAAGATTTGGAGGCTATGGAATAA
- a CDS encoding class I SAM-dependent RNA methyltransferase, which yields MIFVASTTMGLESVVKDECLALGFKNIKVFDGRVEFEGDFKDLVKANIYLRCSDRVFIKMAEFKALIYEELFQNIKAINWQDYIDENGEFPISWVSSVKSKLYSKSDIQRISKKAIVEKLKEKYKREIFLENGALYSIKIQCHKDIFIVMLDSSGESLTKRGYRALKMIAPIKETLAAALVYLSKWKADEVLLDPMCGTGTIAIEAAMIARNIAPGANRNFAAEKWSIIDKNLWTDIRDEAFSNEDLSKELKIYASDIDERSIEIAKENSEKAGVEDDIIFEVKDFKDIESHAKYGAMIVNPPYGERLMGDENIEELYRDFGNFCKKKLAKWSYYIITSYEDFQKSFDKKATKNRKLYNGGIKCYYYQYFGDRKNGYKH from the coding sequence GTGATATTTGTAGCATCTACAACTATGGGTTTAGAAAGTGTTGTTAAAGATGAATGCCTTGCCTTAGGTTTTAAAAATATAAAAGTCTTTGATGGTAGAGTTGAATTTGAAGGAGATTTCAAAGATTTAGTTAAGGCTAATATATATTTAAGATGTTCTGATAGAGTATTTATTAAAATGGCAGAATTTAAAGCTTTGATTTATGAAGAATTATTTCAAAATATAAAAGCTATTAACTGGCAAGATTATATAGATGAAAATGGAGAATTCCCTATTTCTTGGGTAAGTTCTGTTAAATCTAAACTATATTCAAAATCTGATATACAAAGAATTAGTAAAAAAGCTATAGTTGAAAAGTTAAAAGAAAAGTATAAAAGAGAAATCTTCTTAGAAAATGGTGCTTTATACTCAATAAAAATTCAATGTCATAAAGATATATTCATTGTTATGCTTGATAGTTCTGGAGAATCTTTAACAAAGAGAGGATATAGAGCTTTAAAAATGATTGCTCCTATTAAAGAAACTCTAGCAGCAGCACTTGTATATTTATCAAAATGGAAAGCTGATGAGGTTTTACTTGACCCAATGTGTGGAACAGGTACTATTGCAATAGAAGCAGCTATGATAGCTAGAAATATTGCTCCAGGAGCAAATAGAAATTTTGCAGCTGAAAAATGGTCTATTATTGATAAAAACCTTTGGACTGATATAAGAGATGAAGCCTTTTCAAATGAAGATCTGTCAAAAGAATTAAAAATATATGCCTCAGATATAGATGAAAGAAGTATAGAAATTGCAAAAGAAAACTCTGAAAAAGCCGGGGTTGAGGATGATATAATTTTTGAAGTTAAAGATTTTAAAGATATTGAAAGCCATGCTAAATATGGAGCTATGATAGTAAATCCTCCTTATGGTGAAAGACTTATGGGAGATGAAAATATTGAAGAATTATATAGAGATTTTGGAAACTTTTGTAAAAAGAAATTAGCTAAATGGTCTTACTATATAATTACTTCTTATGAAGATTTTCAAAAATCTTTTGATAAAAAAGCAACTAAAAATCGTAAATTATATAATGGTGGTATAAAGTGTTATTATTATCAATATTTTGGAGATAGAAAAAATGGATATAAACACTAA
- a CDS encoding SoxR reducing system RseC family protein, with the protein MVNKGIITKINGDTVAVRLYKSSSCSHCSCCSETNKMGSNFEFKINQKVELGDLVTLEISERDVVKAAFIAYIFPPIFMILGYIVADHLGFSEMKSIIGSFLGLGVGFIFLAIYDRFFAKKTIDEEIKVVAVEKYDPNACTDLTESCEDFF; encoded by the coding sequence ATGGTTAATAAAGGGATAATTACTAAAATTAATGGTGATACAGTTGCTGTAAGATTATATAAAAGTTCTTCTTGTTCACATTGTAGTTGTTGTAGTGAAACTAATAAAATGGGAAGTAACTTTGAATTTAAAATAAATCAAAAGGTTGAATTAGGGGATTTAGTAACTTTAGAAATTTCTGAAAGAGATGTTGTTAAAGCAGCTTTTATAGCATATATTTTCCCACCAATATTTATGATTTTAGGTTATATAGTGGCTGATCATTTAGGATTTTCAGAGATGAAGTCCATAATTGGAAGTTTTTTAGGATTAGGAGTAGGTTTTATTTTTCTGGCTATCTATGATAGGTTTTTTGCAAAGAAAACAATAGATGAAGAAATAAAAGTTGTTGCTGTTGAAAAGTATGATCCAAATGCTTGTACTGATTTAACTGAATCTTGTGAAGATTTCTTTTAA
- a CDS encoding peptidylprolyl isomerase yields the protein MSLQAIIKTNKGEINLNLFSDVAPVTVLNFITLAKTGYYNGLKFHRVIEDFMIQGGDPTGTGAGGPGYQFGDEFKEGVVFNKKGLLAMANAGPNTNGSQFFITHVPTEWLNYKHTIFGEVVSQKDQDVVDSIKQNDTMNEVIIVGNTDRLIEDNKEFYTQLKNFLKI from the coding sequence ATGAGTTTACAAGCTATTATCAAAACAAACAAGGGGGAGATAAACCTAAATTTATTTTCAGATGTAGCTCCTGTTACTGTACTTAATTTTATAACTCTTGCTAAAACTGGTTATTATAATGGTTTAAAATTCCATAGAGTTATTGAAGATTTTATGATACAGGGTGGAGATCCAACAGGGACTGGTGCAGGTGGTCCAGGTTATCAATTTGGAGACGAATTTAAAGAAGGAGTAGTATTTAATAAAAAAGGTCTACTTGCTATGGCAAATGCAGGTCCTAATACAAATGGTTCACAATTTTTTATCACTCATGTACCAACAGAGTGGTTAAACTACAAACATACTATCTTTGGAGAAGTTGTTTCACAAAAAGATCAAGATGTTGTAGATAGTATTAAGCAAAACGATACAATGAATGAAGTTATTATAGTAGGAAACACAGATAGATTAATAGAAGATAACAAAGAATTTTATACACAATTAAAGAATTTTCTAAAAATCTAA
- a CDS encoding OmpA family protein → MKKKLTVVLLLALLVTACSSTKTTKKTNVGVDSTNKYAIEDTEANKKPLEDIIVFNEEGVTIRREGNNLILSMPELILFDFDKYAVKDGIKPSLSTLAKALGENKDIHIKIDGYTDFIGTEAYNLDLSVKRARAIKDFLISKGAIGSNISIEGYGEQNPAATNQTEAGRSKNRRVEFIISRG, encoded by the coding sequence ATGAAGAAAAAATTAACTGTGGTACTTTTATTGGCTCTTTTAGTTACAGCTTGTAGTAGTACAAAAACAACAAAAAAAACAAATGTTGGTGTAGATTCAACTAATAAATATGCTATTGAAGATACTGAAGCTAACAAAAAACCATTAGAAGACATTATAGTCTTCAATGAAGAAGGTGTTACAATAAGAAGAGAGGGTAATAATCTAATATTATCAATGCCTGAATTGATATTATTTGATTTTGATAAATATGCTGTTAAAGATGGTATAAAGCCATCACTTTCAACTTTAGCAAAAGCTTTAGGGGAAAATAAGGATATTCATATCAAAATTGATGGATATACAGATTTTATAGGGACAGAAGCATACAACTTAGACTTATCTGTAAAGAGAGCAAGAGCAATTAAAGATTTCTTAATTTCTAAAGGGGCTATCGGATCTAACATTTCAATAGAAGGTTATGGAGAACAAAATCCAGCTGCTACAAACCAAACTGAAGCTGGAAGATCAAAAAATAGAAGGGTTGAATTCATTATATCAAGAGGATAA
- a CDS encoding sodium:proton antiporter has product MILLNPVVLSVIVMTVLCLLKLNVLLALIVSALVAGVSAHMPIGDIMGNLINGMGGNAETALSYVLLGTLAVAINSTGVASILSKKIASLVDGKKKILLIVIAVFSCFSQNLIPVHIAFIPILIPPLLKLMNELKLDRRAMACSLTFGLKAPYIALPVGFGLIFHGILSAEMSKNGMEIAKTDVWKSTWILGLFMIIGLFLAIFVTYSRDREYKDLPLKGMEEVEATNMEGKHWLTLLAAIAAFVIQLVTGSLPLGAIAALAAMLVFRVIKWKDIDEFINGGVGLMGLIAFIMLVAAGYGNIIRETGAVTELVDSIHGMIGGSKALGVSVMLLVGLLITMGIGTSFGTIPVVAAIYIPLCIKLGLSVEGSVIVLAAAAALGDAGSPASDSTLGPTSGLNADGQHDHIMDTCVPTFIHYNIPLLIGGFIGGMFF; this is encoded by the coding sequence ATGATTTTATTAAATCCGGTTGTTCTTTCAGTTATTGTTATGACAGTTCTATGTTTATTAAAACTTAATGTATTGTTAGCATTGATAGTTTCAGCATTAGTTGCTGGAGTTTCTGCTCATATGCCGATAGGAGATATTATGGGTAACCTTATTAATGGTATGGGTGGAAATGCAGAAACAGCTCTAAGTTATGTTTTATTAGGTACTCTTGCAGTTGCTATTAATAGTACAGGTGTTGCATCTATTTTATCAAAAAAGATTGCTTCATTAGTTGATGGTAAGAAAAAAATTCTATTAATAGTAATTGCAGTTTTCTCATGTTTTTCACAAAACTTAATACCAGTTCATATAGCTTTTATCCCTATATTAATTCCACCTTTACTAAAACTAATGAATGAATTAAAATTAGATAGAAGAGCTATGGCTTGTTCATTAACATTTGGTTTAAAAGCCCCTTATATAGCTTTACCAGTTGGTTTTGGATTAATATTCCACGGTATTCTTTCTGCTGAAATGTCTAAAAATGGTATGGAAATAGCTAAGACTGATGTATGGAAATCTACTTGGATTTTAGGTTTATTTATGATAATAGGTTTATTTTTAGCTATTTTTGTTACTTATAGTAGAGATAGAGAATATAAAGACTTACCTTTAAAAGGAATGGAAGAAGTAGAAGCAACAAATATGGAAGGAAAACATTGGTTAACTTTACTTGCTGCTATTGCTGCATTTGTAATTCAATTAGTAACAGGTTCTTTACCATTAGGAGCAATAGCTGCTTTAGCTGCAATGTTAGTGTTCAGAGTTATTAAATGGAAAGATATTGATGAATTTATTAATGGCGGAGTTGGACTTATGGGGCTTATAGCTTTCATAATGCTAGTTGCTGCTGGTTATGGAAACATAATAAGAGAAACTGGTGCTGTTACAGAATTAGTTGACAGTATTCATGGAATGATAGGTGGAAGTAAAGCTTTAGGAGTTTCTGTAATGTTATTAGTTGGATTATTGATAACTATGGGAATTGGAACTTCATTTGGTACTATACCAGTTGTTGCTGCAATATACATACCTCTATGTATAAAACTTGGTTTATCAGTAGAAGGATCAGTTATAGTTCTTGCTGCTGCTGCTGCATTAGGAGATGCTGGTTCACCTGCATCAGACTCAACATTAGGACCAACATCTGGACTTAATGCTGATGGTCAACATGATCATATAATGGATACTTGTGTGCCTACATTTATACACTATAATATTCCATTATTAATAGGTGGATTTATTGGAGGAATGTTCTTCTAA
- a CDS encoding Txe/YoeB family addiction module toxin, with translation MKISFSVQAWEEYLYFQSQDKKTLKKINELIKDIERNGVLNGIGKPEKLTNNLGGLYSRRINDKDRLVYKLENDFIVILQCRGHYDDK, from the coding sequence ATGAAAATTAGTTTTTCTGTTCAGGCTTGGGAAGAATATTTATATTTTCAAAGTCAAGATAAAAAGACATTAAAGAAAATAAATGAATTAATAAAAGATATTGAAAGAAATGGAGTTTTGAATGGAATAGGTAAACCTGAAAAATTAACTAACAATCTAGGTGGATTGTATAGCCGAAGAATCAATGATAAAGACAGATTAGTTTATAAATTAGAAAATGATTTTATAGTTATCCTACAATGCAGGGGACATTATGATGATAAGTAA